A genomic region of Nymphaea colorata isolate Beijing-Zhang1983 chromosome 2, ASM883128v2, whole genome shotgun sequence contains the following coding sequences:
- the LOC116248893 gene encoding proteasome subunit alpha type-1-A-like, which yields MFRNQYDTDVTTWSPAGRLFQVEYAMEAVKQGSAAIGLRSRSHVVLASVNKANSELSSHQRKIFKIDDHIGIAIAGLTADGRVLSRYLRSECINYSFVYESSLPVGRLVVQLADKAQVCTQRSWKRPYGVGLLVAGLDESGAHLYYNCPSGNYFEYQAFAIGSRSQAAKTYLERKFETFNDCSREELIKHGLFAIKETLQGEQLSNSSCTVAILGKDEPFQIIDQKTLQQLIDTLEPKEEASDQSAMEEDKSPDVAPMDI from the exons ATGTTCAGGAACCAGTATGACACGGACGTTACGACGTGGAGCCCCGCAGGCCGCCTCTTCCAGGTGGAGTATGCCATGGAAGCCGTGAAACAGGGGAGTGCCGCGATCGGGCTGAGGTCCCGCAGCCACGTCGTCCTCGCTAGCGTCAATAAGGCCAACTCCGAGCTCTCGTCCCACCAGCGGAAGATCTTCAAGATCGACGACCACATCGGGATCGCCATCGCGGGGCTCACCGCCGATGGCCGCGTCCTCTCCAGATACCTTAGGTCCGAGTGCATCAACTACAGCTTCGTCTACGAGTCGTCCCTCCCGGTCGGCAGGTTGGTCGTCCAGCTTGCCGATAAGGCCCAG GTCTGCACACAAAGGTCCTGGAAGAGGCCCTACGGCGTGGGGCTTCTGGTTGCTGGACTAGACGAATCTGGTGCTCATCTTTACTACAACTGCCCAAGTGGCAACTATTTTGAATACCAAGCCTTTGCCATCGGTTCACGTTCGCAAGCTGCAAAGACCTACCTGGAGAGAAAGTTCGAGACGTTCAATGACTGCTCGCGCGAGGAGCTCATAAAGCACGGTCTTTTCGCAATCAAGGAGACTCTACAGGGTGAGCAGCTTAGTAACTCTAGTTGCACCGTTGCCATTCTCGGGAAGGACGAACCTTTTCAGATAATCGATCAGAAGACCCTTCAACAGCTCATTGATACGTTGGAGCCAAAGGAAGAAGCATCTGACCAGAGCGCCATGGAGGAAGACAAGAGCCCAGATGTTGCGCCCATGGATATCTAG
- the LOC116249153 gene encoding uncharacterized protein LOC116249153 — protein MGAEEFPSLLPKKEGQTRPLVVGLQPSALLDHVARVDWDLLDSIPGDRGGSQQVQIAELEYILSEVNTHILPLPEDVTSIRTIAGGSVANTVRGLSAGFGISCAIVGACGDDEQGKLFVSNMSCNGVNLTRLRMKKGPTGQCACLVDALGNRTMRPCLSSAVRIQADELTREDLRGSKWLVLRYGIFNLELIHTAIRIAKLEGVLVSMDLASFEMVRDYKAHLLHLLENGMVDLCFANEDEARELMRGKAQTDAEAALNFLAANCQWAVVTLGPKGCIAKHGKEVVRVGAVGETQATDATGAGDLFASGFLYGMVKGLSLEECCKAGVCSGGSVIRDLGGEVRPENWRWMFQQMHLQGLSVPDLMKN, from the exons ATGGGGGCAGAAGAATTCCCCTCCCTCCTGCCCAAGAAGGAAGGACAAACTCGGCCACTCGTGGTTGGCCTCCAGCCGTCCGCACTCCTCGATCACGTGGCCAGGGTGGACTGGGATCTGTTGGATTCCATTCCAGGCGACCGAGGAGGCTCCCAACAG GTGCAGATTGCAGAACTGGAATATATTCTGAGTGAAGTAAACACCCATATTCTTCCACTGCCTGAAGACGTCACTTCCATAAGGACAATAGCAGGTGGCAGTGTAGCCAACACTGTTCGTGGTTTATCTGCTGGATTTGGTATTTCATGTGCAATTGTTGGTGCATGCGGTGATGATGAGCAGGGAAAATTATTTGTATCTAACATGAGTTGTAATGGTGTGAATTTAACACGGTTGAGAATGAAAAAGGGGCCCACTGGTCAG TGTGCATGCCTTGTGGATGCATTGGGTAACCGGACCATGAGGCCATGTCTATCCAGTGCAGTAAGGATTCAG GCTGACGAATTAACTAGAGAAGACTTAAGAGGTTCCAAG TGGCTGGTATTGAGATATGGGATTTTCAATTTAGAACTAATCCACACAGCTATTAGAATTGCAAAACTGGAAGGAGTACTTGTGTCTATGGACTTGGCAAGTTTTGAG ATGGTTCGTGACTATAAGGCACATCTTCTACATTTGTTGGAGAATGGAATGGTTGACCTCTGTTTTGCTAATGAAGATGAAGCCCGAGAATTAATGAG GGGTAAGGCACAGACAGATGCAGAAGCTGCTCTAAATTTTTTGGCTGCAAATTGCCAGTGGGCGGTGGTGACATTAGGTCCTAAAGGATGCATAGCTAAACACGGCAAGGAG GTTGTCCGAGTTGGAGCTGTAGGGGAAACACAAGCAACTGATGCTACTGGAGCCGGGGATCTTTTTGCCAGCGGGTTCTTGTATGGCATGGTCAAGGGACTCTCTCTCGAAGAATGCTGCAAAGCAGGTGTTTGCAGTGGTGGATCTGTGATCCGAGATCTTGGTGGTGAGGTGAGACCCGAGAACTGGCGATGGATGTTCCAGCAGATGCACTTACAGGGCCTTTCAGTTCCTGATCTCATGAAGAATTAA